Proteins encoded together in one Streptomyces umbrinus window:
- a CDS encoding carbohydrate ABC transporter permease codes for MTVASSPPSRLPVRDIEGTQPKPRIREKRERDGGGRGDGALAALFIAPAMLGFLVFLLWPTLRGIYLSFTRFNLLTPAEWVGLDNYVRMVKDPIFWDSLTVTVEYVFINIGVQTVSALAIAVLLQRLTQSAILRGIVLTPYLMSNVVAGIVWLWMLDTQLGIGNEIIAGLGFDRIPFLADETWAIPTIALINVWRHVGYTALLLFAGLQAIPSDMYEAAKVDGASEWRMFWRITMPLLRPVLAVVLIMTVIGSFQVFDTVAVTTAGGPANATNVLQYYIYGAAFGRFQFGYASAMSVALLVVLSAITFVQYRLTRAGQTDLG; via the coding sequence ATGACCGTCGCCTCCAGCCCTCCGTCGCGTCTGCCAGTGCGCGACATCGAGGGGACACAGCCGAAGCCGAGAATCCGCGAGAAACGAGAACGTGACGGTGGCGGACGTGGTGACGGCGCCCTCGCGGCCCTGTTCATCGCTCCGGCCATGCTGGGCTTCCTGGTCTTCCTGCTGTGGCCGACGCTGCGGGGCATCTATCTGAGCTTCACCCGCTTCAATCTGCTGACCCCGGCGGAGTGGGTGGGCCTCGACAACTACGTCCGCATGGTCAAGGACCCGATCTTCTGGGACTCGTTGACGGTCACCGTCGAGTACGTCTTCATCAACATCGGCGTCCAGACGGTCTCGGCGCTCGCCATCGCGGTGCTGCTCCAGCGGCTCACCCAGTCGGCGATACTCCGCGGGATCGTCCTCACGCCGTATCTGATGTCGAACGTGGTCGCCGGCATCGTCTGGCTCTGGATGCTCGACACCCAGCTCGGCATCGGCAACGAGATCATCGCCGGGCTCGGCTTCGACCGCATCCCGTTCCTCGCGGACGAGACCTGGGCGATTCCCACGATCGCCCTGATCAACGTCTGGCGGCATGTCGGCTACACCGCCCTGCTGCTCTTCGCCGGGCTCCAGGCCATCCCCAGCGACATGTACGAGGCGGCCAAGGTGGACGGCGCGAGCGAGTGGCGGATGTTCTGGCGGATCACCATGCCGCTGTTGCGGCCGGTGCTCGCGGTGGTCCTGATCATGACGGTGATCGGTTCGTTCCAGGTGTTCGACACGGTCGCGGTGACCACCGCGGGCGGTCCGGCCAACGCGACCAACGTCCTGCAGTACTACATCTACGGCGCCGCCTTCGGCCGCTTCCAGTTCGGCTACGCGTCGGCGATGTCCGTGGCCCTGCTCGTGGTCCTGAGCGCGATCACCTTTGTCCAGTACCGGCTCACCCGGGCCGGCCAGACCGACCTCGGCTGA
- a CDS encoding Gfo/Idh/MocA family protein encodes MTFSLGIVGAGQFSGQFAKLFLAHPGVGEVHVTDLLPERAEQLAAAEGLTGTFPSYEAMLESEAIDAVAIFTQRWTHGPLVLQGLNAGKHVYSAVPMAITREEIAAIIDAVRATGLTYMMGETSQYNPATVHARNQIADGAFGRLFYAEGDYVHDMDLGFYEAYQYSGGENWKETASYPPLLYPTHSVGGVLGAWQTHAVSVSAIGVKDDRGDGVFDEDVSQFGNDFSNATALFEVAGGGSFRTNEFRRVGYPSHIRESRFRFFGTDASMEQLATVAFWQDKKGVKDISELLEPKPTMSPDDPSLQHIAPDLRAAFTSGSAPVHDRARLPREFDNLHNGHEGSHHFLVDDFVTAVNTRTLPSVNAWVAARYTLPGIVAHDSARQGGARLEIPDFGDAPEA; translated from the coding sequence ATGACGTTCTCCCTCGGCATCGTCGGCGCCGGCCAGTTCTCCGGCCAGTTCGCGAAGCTGTTTCTTGCCCACCCGGGCGTCGGCGAGGTCCACGTCACGGATCTCCTGCCCGAGCGAGCGGAGCAACTGGCCGCCGCCGAAGGCCTGACGGGAACCTTCCCCTCGTACGAGGCGATGCTGGAGTCGGAGGCGATCGACGCCGTCGCGATCTTCACGCAGCGCTGGACCCACGGCCCGCTGGTGCTCCAGGGGCTCAACGCGGGCAAGCACGTCTACTCGGCGGTGCCCATGGCGATCACCCGCGAGGAGATCGCGGCGATCATCGACGCGGTTCGGGCCACCGGACTGACGTACATGATGGGTGAGACCAGCCAGTACAACCCGGCGACCGTGCACGCCCGCAACCAGATCGCCGACGGCGCGTTCGGGCGGCTCTTCTACGCCGAGGGCGACTATGTGCACGACATGGACCTCGGGTTCTACGAGGCCTACCAGTACAGCGGCGGCGAGAACTGGAAGGAGACCGCCAGCTATCCCCCGCTGCTGTACCCCACGCACTCGGTGGGCGGGGTCCTCGGTGCCTGGCAGACTCACGCGGTGAGCGTGTCCGCGATCGGGGTCAAGGACGATCGCGGGGACGGGGTCTTCGACGAGGACGTCAGCCAGTTCGGCAACGACTTCTCGAACGCGACCGCGCTGTTCGAGGTCGCGGGCGGCGGCTCGTTCCGCACGAACGAGTTCCGGCGGGTGGGCTATCCCTCGCACATCCGGGAGTCGCGTTTCCGGTTCTTCGGGACGGACGCGAGCATGGAGCAGCTGGCGACGGTGGCCTTCTGGCAGGACAAGAAGGGGGTCAAGGACATCAGTGAACTCCTTGAGCCCAAGCCCACCATGTCTCCGGACGACCCGTCCCTCCAGCACATCGCGCCGGATCTGCGGGCCGCCTTCACCTCCGGCTCGGCACCGGTCCACGACCGGGCGAGGCTGCCCCGGGAGTTCGACAACCTGCACAACGGGCACGAAGGGAGCCACCACTTCCTGGTGGACGACTTCGTCACCGCGGTGAACACGCGCACACTGCCGTCGGTGAACGCGTGGGTGGCCGCCCGCTACACCCTGCCGGGCATCGTCGCGCACGACTCGGCGCGGCAGGGTGGGGCGAGGCTGGAGATCCCGGACTTCGGGGACGCCCCGGAGGCGTGA
- a CDS encoding carbohydrate ABC transporter permease, with product MNTATRQERWSGYALLTVMAIAVVIPFLSVFLASLQPAGTPVVGLTWPERWSWDNYEQAWSVAGFSDLIGHSLTIAVGVVPASLVLAALAGYALGTMKLPGGNAVAAFFIAGLTIPVELIVVPLYFDLRGLGLTNSYLGVILVEIALFMPFSVFWMRTHFQSTPPSLVEAARIDGASSATILLRILLPLARPSLMTLGLLVFMWSWNQFLLVLVLIQDTTKHTAPAGLGFFVGQNSTDIPTLAAGTIIVMLPILILFVIFQRSFIAGLLQGAMKG from the coding sequence ATGAACACCGCGACGCGCCAGGAACGCTGGTCGGGTTACGCGCTGCTGACGGTCATGGCGATCGCCGTCGTGATCCCGTTCCTCAGTGTCTTCCTCGCCTCCCTGCAGCCCGCGGGCACGCCGGTGGTGGGACTGACCTGGCCGGAGCGGTGGAGCTGGGACAACTACGAGCAGGCGTGGTCGGTGGCAGGGTTCTCCGACCTGATCGGGCACAGCCTCACCATCGCGGTCGGTGTGGTCCCCGCCTCCCTGGTCCTGGCGGCGCTGGCGGGCTACGCGCTCGGCACGATGAAACTCCCGGGCGGCAACGCGGTCGCGGCCTTCTTCATCGCCGGACTCACCATCCCGGTCGAACTGATCGTGGTCCCGCTCTACTTCGACCTGCGGGGCCTCGGTCTGACCAACTCGTACCTGGGCGTGATCCTGGTGGAGATCGCGCTGTTCATGCCGTTCAGCGTGTTCTGGATGCGCACCCACTTCCAGTCCACCCCGCCATCGTTGGTGGAGGCGGCCCGGATCGACGGTGCCTCGTCGGCCACCATCCTGCTGAGGATTCTGCTGCCACTGGCCAGGCCGTCCCTGATGACGCTCGGGCTGCTGGTCTTCATGTGGTCGTGGAACCAGTTCCTGCTGGTGCTGGTGCTCATCCAGGACACCACCAAGCACACGGCGCCCGCGGGCCTCGGCTTCTTCGTCGGTCAGAACAGCACGGACATCCCCACGCTCGCGGCGGGAACGATCATCGTGATGCTGCCGATCCTGATCCTGTTCGTGATCTTCCAGCGCAGCTTCATCGCGGGCCTGCTCCAGGGGGCGATGAAGGGCTGA
- a CDS encoding sugar isomerase domain-containing protein, with amino-acid sequence MNADLAYFAALQENLTALATAERPAMERAAAAIADSIAAGGVVHYFGSGHSQLVAIEPLLRAGGLAPVNVIADPALSPAAPRHAGAAERVGGYAAAILSTTDIRDGEVVVVVSNSGINAVPVEFALGVRALGATVVAVTSRAHSLSAESRHTDGRRLLDVADIVIDTHGRPGDAVVPLGDLTVGALSTVVGAAIVNALTCRAAELLVELHGQAPPLIVSQNTGDDAERHNSALLEKVKDRCPRG; translated from the coding sequence ATGAACGCCGATCTCGCCTACTTCGCCGCTCTCCAGGAGAACCTCACCGCGCTGGCCACCGCCGAGCGGCCCGCGATGGAACGCGCCGCCGCTGCCATCGCGGACAGCATCGCCGCCGGGGGCGTCGTCCACTACTTCGGCAGCGGCCACTCGCAACTCGTCGCGATCGAACCGCTGTTGCGCGCGGGCGGCCTCGCGCCGGTCAACGTGATCGCCGACCCGGCGCTGTCGCCCGCCGCCCCTCGGCACGCGGGCGCGGCCGAGCGCGTCGGCGGTTACGCGGCGGCGATCCTCAGTACGACGGACATCCGGGACGGCGAGGTGGTGGTCGTCGTCTCCAACTCCGGCATCAACGCCGTGCCGGTCGAATTCGCCCTTGGCGTCCGAGCATTGGGTGCGACGGTCGTCGCCGTCACCAGCCGAGCCCACTCGCTGAGCGCCGAGTCCCGGCACACCGACGGGCGGCGCCTGCTGGACGTTGCCGACATCGTCATCGACACGCACGGCCGCCCGGGTGACGCGGTGGTGCCCCTGGGCGACCTCACCGTGGGCGCCCTGTCGACCGTCGTAGGGGCGGCGATCGTGAACGCCCTGACCTGCCGGGCGGCCGAGCTGCTCGTCGAACTCCACGGCCAGGCACCGCCGTTGATCGTCAGCCAGAACACCGGCGACGACGCCGAACGCCACAACAGCGCCCTGCTGGAGAAGGTCAAGGACCGCTGTCCGCGGGGCTGA
- a CDS encoding ABC transporter substrate-binding protein: protein MMERTHRVRRRVAATVCAAALVLPLTACDALTPGSAAAVPGPRSVPSSTAVPDGDITLRLQFADAPLMVDALIAAFEKGHPNITVEPQYKTFSDYVQNLKLTMTSDTAPDIAQYAVGMTDLAADGHILDLAPYREAYGWDKAIPPVSLDQLTAGQTSEATGGRALFGVPAGLSMTGIYYNKELAQKAGIDGPPKTMAEFEDQLAAAKDADLTPLGVGALDSGGLHLWAALLNQLMPTDDYWDWVNGTNGATIETPAAVKASKLVIDWGRKGYYNDSANGTAQVDSTAQFAKGDSVFLINGNWAAGQLATVMGDNVGFFPMPGEEASAPTVASGFSVSYAVASRTEHPEAAGAFLDFLTTPEAGQIISDNGFMPPNPDAVKKPEGVLADIAEGHRRAVADDGITTFPDFAAPAMLDRLRSGVQKLIANRIDPSDYLDSLQDEWEEHHAE from the coding sequence ATGATGGAGAGGACACACCGGGTGCGCCGCCGCGTCGCGGCGACGGTCTGTGCCGCCGCCCTCGTGTTGCCACTCACCGCCTGCGACGCCCTGACCCCCGGGAGCGCGGCCGCGGTGCCCGGTCCGCGCAGTGTGCCGTCGTCGACCGCCGTGCCGGACGGGGACATCACCCTGCGTCTGCAGTTCGCCGACGCCCCGTTGATGGTCGACGCGCTGATCGCCGCGTTCGAGAAGGGCCATCCGAACATCACGGTCGAGCCGCAGTACAAGACGTTCTCGGACTACGTGCAGAACCTGAAGCTCACGATGACCTCGGACACCGCCCCCGACATCGCGCAGTACGCGGTCGGGATGACGGATCTCGCGGCGGACGGCCACATCCTCGACCTGGCGCCCTATCGGGAGGCGTACGGCTGGGACAAGGCCATTCCCCCGGTCAGCCTCGACCAGTTGACGGCGGGGCAGACCAGCGAGGCCACGGGCGGGCGTGCCCTGTTCGGGGTTCCGGCGGGTCTGTCGATGACCGGCATCTACTACAACAAGGAGCTCGCGCAGAAGGCCGGGATCGACGGTCCGCCCAAGACCATGGCGGAGTTCGAGGACCAGCTCGCCGCGGCCAAGGACGCGGACCTGACGCCGCTCGGCGTCGGTGCGCTCGACTCCGGTGGCCTGCACCTGTGGGCCGCGCTCCTCAACCAGCTGATGCCGACGGACGACTACTGGGACTGGGTCAACGGCACCAACGGCGCCACCATCGAGACGCCGGCCGCCGTCAAGGCCAGCAAGCTCGTCATCGACTGGGGCCGCAAGGGCTACTACAACGACTCCGCGAACGGCACCGCGCAGGTGGACTCCACCGCCCAGTTCGCCAAGGGCGACAGTGTCTTCCTCATCAACGGCAACTGGGCGGCCGGGCAGTTGGCGACCGTCATGGGAGACAACGTCGGCTTCTTCCCGATGCCGGGCGAAGAGGCCTCCGCCCCCACCGTGGCCTCGGGCTTCAGCGTCTCCTACGCCGTCGCATCCAGGACCGAACATCCCGAGGCGGCAGGCGCGTTCCTCGACTTCCTGACCACTCCCGAGGCCGGCCAGATCATCAGCGACAACGGCTTCATGCCACCCAACCCCGACGCCGTGAAGAAGCCGGAGGGCGTGCTCGCCGACATCGCGGAGGGCCACCGCAGGGCCGTCGCCGACGACGGGATCACGACGTTTCCCGACTTCGCAGCCCCCGCCATGCTCGACCGGCTGCGCTCCGGCGTCCAGAAACTCATCGCGAACCGCATAGATCCCTCGGACTACCTCGACTCACTTCAGGACGAGTGGGAGGAACACCATGCCGAGTAG
- a CDS encoding carbohydrate ABC transporter permease: MYVLPAFAVYFCFAVLPALHTAYLSLFEWDGVTLGDWVGLGNYQEIFQDSILRRSVLNALVLVVFFSFIPIVVGLAMTGLLARFRRPGMGAYRFLFMLPQVVPLVAVGVTWRWLYGDDGLVNQTFRAVGLDGVTRAWLGDFGAALIAVGLVGTWVLSGLCMMLFLSGVQKVDSSLYEAARLDGAGPVREFVSVTLPHLRGEIAVAMTVTTVAALASFDIVYVTTNGGPGEQTTVPGLLVYRLAFSEGKVGLAAALAVVLGCLILGIVYLINRLSRSES, translated from the coding sequence GTGTATGTGCTGCCCGCGTTCGCCGTCTACTTCTGCTTCGCGGTGCTGCCCGCCCTGCACACGGCATATCTCTCGCTGTTCGAGTGGGACGGCGTGACACTGGGCGACTGGGTCGGCCTCGGCAACTACCAGGAGATCTTCCAGGACTCCATCCTGCGCCGGTCCGTGCTCAACGCCCTGGTGCTGGTGGTGTTCTTCTCCTTCATTCCCATCGTGGTCGGTCTTGCGATGACCGGTCTGCTGGCCCGTTTCCGGCGGCCCGGTATGGGGGCGTACCGCTTCCTGTTCATGCTGCCGCAGGTCGTCCCGCTCGTCGCCGTCGGCGTGACCTGGCGCTGGCTGTACGGGGACGACGGGCTGGTGAACCAGACGTTCCGCGCGGTCGGTCTGGACGGGGTGACACGGGCGTGGCTGGGCGACTTCGGCGCCGCTCTGATCGCCGTGGGTCTCGTCGGCACCTGGGTGCTGAGCGGGCTGTGCATGATGCTCTTCCTCAGCGGCGTGCAGAAGGTGGATTCCAGCCTGTACGAGGCGGCCCGGCTCGACGGGGCAGGTCCCGTCCGGGAGTTCGTCTCCGTCACCCTGCCGCACCTGCGCGGCGAGATCGCCGTCGCGATGACCGTGACCACGGTGGCCGCGCTCGCCAGCTTCGACATCGTGTACGTCACGACGAACGGCGGCCCCGGCGAGCAGACGACGGTCCCGGGCCTGCTCGTGTACCGGCTGGCGTTCTCCGAGGGCAAGGTGGGGCTCGCCGCGGCCCTGGCCGTCGTCCTCGGCTGTCTGATACTCGGGATCGTCTACCTCATCAACCGTCTGTCGAGGTCGGAGTCATGA
- a CDS encoding ROK family transcriptional regulator, whose protein sequence is MTARAASWLPLSPGERAVAIEVLTHGPLSRSDIARRLDLSAGSLTRLTKPLIESGLLIEVPEGAALPEVRQGRPSQPLDIVAESRTFAGFKITQDMVYGVVTTLKSDIVARRDLPITSHDPAHVVDVLGELTGAFGRDFPGLAGIGIGLGGRASDRSVVDESAFLGWRDVPLARLVEERTGLPVVVDNDVAALVEAERWFGAGRGLERFAVLTIGAGIGYGLVSGGKRVGTPEDGLGVGRFWIVNSSGPLTPDGERGSAISLLSIPSIRYQIRAATGRDIAYDEILALAAEGEPMAARVVGEAARALGTLVAQIANFAIPQKIVLAGEGVGLVDVAGPVVEEAILANRHPHAEPVNLETKVSDFHDWARGGAVLAIQVLVLGAGAA, encoded by the coding sequence ATGACCGCACGTGCCGCCAGCTGGCTGCCGCTCAGTCCCGGTGAGCGTGCCGTCGCCATCGAGGTGCTCACACACGGCCCCCTGTCGCGCAGCGACATCGCCCGCCGGCTCGACCTCTCCGCCGGCAGTCTCACCCGGCTGACGAAGCCGCTCATAGAGTCGGGTCTGCTGATCGAGGTCCCCGAGGGTGCCGCGCTGCCAGAGGTGCGCCAGGGCCGCCCGTCACAGCCGCTCGACATCGTCGCCGAGTCCCGCACCTTCGCCGGGTTCAAGATCACCCAGGACATGGTGTACGGCGTCGTCACCACCCTCAAGAGCGATATCGTCGCCCGGCGCGACCTGCCCATCACCAGCCATGACCCGGCCCATGTGGTGGACGTGCTGGGGGAGCTGACCGGCGCGTTCGGGCGTGACTTCCCCGGTCTCGCCGGGATCGGCATCGGCCTGGGCGGCCGGGCCTCGGACCGGTCCGTCGTCGACGAGTCGGCCTTCCTCGGTTGGCGCGACGTCCCCCTGGCCCGGCTCGTCGAGGAGCGCACCGGACTGCCCGTCGTCGTGGACAACGACGTGGCCGCGCTCGTCGAGGCCGAGCGGTGGTTCGGTGCCGGCCGAGGCCTGGAGCGGTTCGCGGTGCTCACCATCGGCGCGGGAATCGGCTACGGACTGGTGAGCGGCGGCAAGCGGGTCGGGACCCCCGAGGACGGACTGGGCGTCGGCCGCTTCTGGATCGTGAACTCCAGCGGCCCGCTCACCCCCGACGGCGAGCGTGGCAGTGCCATCTCCCTGCTGTCCATCCCCAGCATCCGCTACCAGATCCGGGCCGCCACCGGCCGCGACATCGCGTACGACGAGATCCTCGCGCTGGCCGCCGAGGGCGAGCCCATGGCCGCCCGCGTCGTCGGCGAGGCGGCCCGCGCCCTGGGCACCCTCGTCGCGCAGATCGCCAACTTCGCCATCCCTCAGAAGATCGTCCTGGCCGGCGAGGGCGTGGGCCTGGTGGACGTTGCGGGACCGGTCGTCGAGGAGGCCATCCTCGCCAACCGTCACCCGCACGCCGAGCCGGTCAACCTGGAGACCAAGGTGTCCGACTTCCACGACTGGGCGCGGGGCGGCGCCGTACTGGCGATCCAGGTGCTCGTCCTCGGCGCGGGGGCGGCCTGA
- a CDS encoding ABC transporter substrate-binding protein translates to MRIRTRTVVALTGVLALSLVTGCAQGGAAGAGSNTVTYWLWDANQMPAYQACAKGFEKQNPGLKVKITQMGWADYWTKLTASFIAGTEPDVFTDHIQKFGQFADLNVLEPLDDLDIDDSAYQPGLAANWTGQDGHRYGAPKDWDTVALMYNKKMVKEAGLSAEELNGLSWNTKDGGTFEKTIAHLTVDKNGKRGDEEGFDKNNVKVYGLATGGAGDSDGQTTWSPFTGSAGWKYTDKARWGSKYQYDSKTFQSVVDWYFGLAKKGYLAPFTDYTDGANPANAQVASGRAATSFDGAWMISTYYDTKGLDVGTAPTPTGPTGKRATMMNGLADSITKNAPNKAGAKKWVQYLASNECQKTVGSYGIVFPATPDGTEAAVAAYKKKGIDVSAFTEPVTDKKDSTTFSFPITDYAADVYSLVRPAMQDVYANGAPVSDLTKTNDQVNFILGQ, encoded by the coding sequence ATGCGAATTCGTACACGTACGGTCGTGGCACTGACCGGGGTGCTCGCGCTGTCCCTGGTGACGGGCTGCGCGCAGGGCGGGGCCGCCGGAGCGGGCTCGAACACGGTGACGTACTGGCTGTGGGACGCCAACCAGATGCCCGCCTACCAGGCGTGCGCCAAGGGCTTCGAGAAGCAGAACCCGGGCCTGAAGGTGAAGATCACCCAGATGGGCTGGGCCGACTACTGGACCAAGCTCACCGCCAGCTTCATCGCGGGCACCGAGCCGGACGTGTTCACCGACCACATCCAGAAGTTCGGGCAGTTCGCCGACCTGAACGTGCTCGAACCACTGGACGACCTGGACATCGACGACTCCGCCTACCAGCCGGGGCTCGCCGCCAACTGGACCGGCCAGGACGGCCACCGCTACGGCGCCCCGAAGGACTGGGACACCGTCGCCCTCATGTACAACAAGAAGATGGTCAAGGAGGCCGGGCTCTCCGCGGAGGAGCTCAACGGCCTCTCCTGGAACACGAAGGACGGCGGCACCTTCGAGAAGACCATCGCGCACCTGACCGTCGACAAGAACGGGAAGCGCGGCGACGAAGAGGGCTTCGACAAGAACAACGTCAAGGTCTACGGGCTCGCCACCGGCGGCGCGGGCGACAGCGACGGGCAGACCACCTGGAGCCCGTTCACCGGCTCGGCGGGCTGGAAATACACGGACAAGGCACGCTGGGGCTCCAAGTACCAGTACGACAGCAAGACCTTCCAGTCGGTGGTCGACTGGTACTTCGGTCTGGCGAAGAAGGGCTACCTCGCGCCCTTCACCGACTACACCGACGGCGCCAACCCGGCCAACGCCCAGGTCGCCTCCGGCCGGGCTGCAACCTCCTTCGACGGGGCCTGGATGATCTCCACCTACTACGACACCAAGGGCCTCGACGTCGGCACCGCCCCCACGCCGACCGGCCCGACCGGCAAGCGGGCCACCATGATGAACGGCCTCGCCGACTCCATCACCAAGAACGCCCCCAACAAGGCGGGCGCCAAGAAATGGGTCCAGTACCTGGCCTCCAACGAGTGCCAGAAGACCGTCGGCAGTTACGGCATCGTCTTCCCCGCGACCCCGGACGGCACCGAGGCCGCCGTGGCCGCGTACAAGAAGAAGGGCATCGACGTGTCCGCCTTCACCGAACCGGTCACCGACAAGAAGGATTCCACCACCTTCTCCTTCCCGATCACCGACTACGCGGCGGACGTGTACTCCCTGGTGCGCCCCGCGATGCAGGACGTCTACGCCAACGGCGCCCCGGTGAGCGATCTGACCAAGACCAACGACCAGGTCAACTTCATCCTCGGACAGTGA
- a CDS encoding carbohydrate ABC transporter permease, whose translation MTAVTATTTKVRRTQRPRITPGKVVAWTVMAAMVLITLLPFYWILRTALSSNTALAAHPGDPLPVDLTTGGFERALGLQSTEEAIAQGGSGGGLKFWRYLINSTVVSTLITVFQILFSAMAAYAFARLRWRGRDTVFGLFLAGLMVPTIFTLLPNFVLIKQLGLVDSLLGISLPTMFMTPFAVFFMRQFFMNVPREVEEAALLDGAGKIRIFFRVMLPMASTPILTLGVLTYITSWNDYFWPLMVSYSDSSRVLTVALAIFRAQTPQSGYDWSGLMAATLIAALPMLVLFGFFARRIVSSISFTGIK comes from the coding sequence ATGACTGCCGTGACGGCAACGACGACGAAGGTACGGCGCACACAGCGCCCAAGGATCACCCCCGGGAAGGTCGTGGCCTGGACGGTGATGGCCGCGATGGTCCTCATCACCCTGCTGCCGTTCTACTGGATCCTGCGCACCGCGCTCTCCTCGAACACGGCGCTCGCGGCCCACCCCGGCGATCCGCTGCCCGTGGACCTGACGACCGGCGGTTTCGAACGGGCCCTGGGCCTGCAGTCCACCGAGGAGGCGATCGCTCAGGGCGGCTCGGGCGGCGGGCTCAAGTTCTGGCGCTATCTGATCAATTCGACGGTCGTGTCCACCCTGATCACCGTCTTCCAGATCCTCTTCTCTGCCATGGCCGCGTACGCCTTCGCACGGCTGCGGTGGCGCGGCCGGGACACGGTGTTCGGGCTGTTCCTGGCCGGGCTGATGGTGCCGACGATCTTCACACTGCTGCCGAACTTCGTGCTCATCAAACAACTCGGCCTGGTCGACTCCCTGTTGGGCATCTCCCTGCCGACGATGTTCATGACCCCGTTCGCGGTGTTCTTCATGCGGCAGTTCTTCATGAACGTGCCCCGGGAGGTCGAGGAGGCGGCCCTGCTCGACGGGGCCGGGAAGATCCGGATCTTCTTCCGCGTCATGCTGCCGATGGCATCCACCCCCATCCTCACGCTGGGCGTGCTGACGTACATCACCTCCTGGAACGACTACTTCTGGCCGCTGATGGTCTCCTACAGCGACAGCTCGCGCGTGCTCACCGTGGCACTGGCCATCTTCCGGGCGCAGACCCCGCAGAGCGGCTACGACTGGTCCGGCCTGATGGCGGCCACGCTCATCGCCGCGCTGCCGATGCTCGTGCTCTTCGGCTTCTTCGCGCGCCGCATTGTCAGCAGCATCAGCTTCACCGGCATCAAGTAA